The genomic segment TGCGGACTGCAGCGCGTCCAGCAGCGGGCGGGCCATCGCGTCACCGGTGAAGAACAGCAGGTTCACCTTGTGCTCGTGGATGGTGCGCCACACCTCGTCGGCGTCGAATTCCGGTGACAGCACGGTGGTTTGACCCGAGAAGATGGACATCCAGGTGGCCGACTGGGTGGCGCCGTGGATCATCGGCGGGATCGCGTACCGGACCATCGGCGGGTTATCGACCGCAGCCCGGGACAGGTCGTACTCGTCCTTGACGAACTCGCCGGTGGCGAAGTCGGTGCCGCCGAACAGGACCCGGTAGATGTCCTCGTGACGCCACATCACGCCCTTGGGGAAGCCGGTGGTCCCGCCGGTGTAGAGCAGGTAGATGTCGTCCTCGCTGCGCTCGCCGAAGTCCCGGTCGGGTGAGCTTTCCGCGAGGGCGGAGTAGAACTCCACGCCGCCGTAGCGCTGGTAATCGTTGTCGCTGCCGTCCTCAATGACCAGGATCGTCTTGACGTCCGGAGTATCCGGCAGCACGTTGGCGACCCGATCGGAGTACTGGCGTTCGTGCACCAGGGCGACCATGTCGGAGTTTTCGAACAGGTAGCGCAGTTCACCCTCGACGTAGCGGAAGTTGACGTTGACCAGAATCGCGCCCGCCTTGATGGTGCCGAGCATCGCGATCACGATCTCGATGCGGTTGCGGCAGTACAACCCGACCTTGTCGTCCTTCTTGACGCCGTGGTCGAGGAGATAGTGCGCGAAGCGGTTCGCCTTCTCCTCCAACTCGGCGAAGGTGATTTTGTCCTCGCCACAGATGAAGGCGACGCGGTCGGGGACGGCGTCGATGGCGTGTTCGGCTAGATCGGCTATGTTCAGGGCCACGGACCCAAATTAGAACGTGTTACATTTCAGTTCAAGTCCCCAGCATCGACGCAGGAAGGCGGTCTGTTTGTGAGCGAGAGCCAGAAGGGCCCCGACGCCCTCATTGAGCAGCGCGGACACACTCTCATCGTCACGCTCAATCGCCCCGAGGCCCGCAACGCCCTGTCGACCGAGATGCTCTCGATCATGGTGGAGGCCTGGGACCGCGTCGACAACGATCCGGAGATCCGCACCTGCATTCTGACGGGGGCGGGCGGCTATTTCTGCGCGGGCATGGACTTGAAGGGCGCCACCAAGGCCCCTCCGGGCGACTCGTTCAAGAGTGGTGCCTTCGATCCGACGAAGATCGAGGGCCTGCTGAAGGGCCGCCGGCTGACCAAGCCGCTCATCGCGGCAGTGGAGGGCCCGGCCATCGCCGGTGGTACCGAGATCCTGCAGGGCACCGATATCCGGGTGGCCGGCGAGAGCGCGAAGTTCGGTATCTCCGAAGCAAAGTGGAGCCTGTACCCGATGGGCGGTTCGGCGGTGCGGCTGCCGCGGCAGATCCCGTACACGATCGCCTGCGACCTGCTGCTGACCGGACGTCACATCACCGCCGCCGAGGCACTGTCCTACGGCCTGATCGGCTATGTGGTGCCCGACGGCACCGCGCTGGACAAGGCGCTCGAGATCGCCGAGGTGATCAACAACAACGGCCCGCTGGCCGTCCAGGCGATCCTCAAGACCATTCGCGAGGCAGAGGGTATGCACGAACTCGACGCGTTCAAGCCCGACACCGCCAACGGCATCCCGGTGTTCTTGAGCGAGGACGCCAAGGAAGGCCCGCTGGCCTTCAAGGAGAAGCGGGCCCCTCAGTTCAAGATGCGTTAGCCGGTTTCGGAGTCGTCGCTGCCGCCGCGGCCACCTTGGCCGCGGCGAAACCGGCCGCCTGCTCGGTCATTCCGTTGAGCGCATAGGCCTGATGGGCCCCGTTGTCCCCGCCGCTCGGTGAGCAGATCGGATCCTCGGCGATGCACTGATCGATGGTCTTCGCTGCGTACAGGTTGCCCACCGTGATCGGCGGCGCCGTGCGGTCGATGCTGTTCAGGAAGCCGTTCGAGGGTTTCCCGAACAGTGCGACAGCGGCGACGTGATTGGCGATCGCCGGGGCCATCGGCCCGGTGATTCCGTCCGGCGGGACGTAGCCGTCGGGGATCTTGTCGGCGGTGACGTAGCCGGCCACCGCGGCGCCCTGCGAATAGCCGCCGAGCACCATCTTGGCGTTCGGGCATCGCGTCGCCATATCGCGGACCCGGTTGCTGGCGTCGATCACACCATCCGCCGCGGTGGAAAAGTTCAGCGAGGCTGGGTAATTGACCGCATATACATCGACGGACTTGCCTGCGAGCTGGGGCTGTGCCCGCAGTTCGTCGACGAACGCCTGGCCGATGCCGCCGACACCCGGCGGTTCGAACGTTCCGCGGGCGAAGATCACCTCGACGTCCGGACATCCCTCGTCCGCTCCCGCCCTCGGAATGCCGCGTGGTGACAACACCAG from the Mycolicibacterium crocinum genome contains:
- a CDS encoding acyl-CoA synthetase gives rise to the protein MALNIADLAEHAIDAVPDRVAFICGEDKITFAELEEKANRFAHYLLDHGVKKDDKVGLYCRNRIEIVIAMLGTIKAGAILVNVNFRYVEGELRYLFENSDMVALVHERQYSDRVANVLPDTPDVKTILVIEDGSDNDYQRYGGVEFYSALAESSPDRDFGERSEDDIYLLYTGGTTGFPKGVMWRHEDIYRVLFGGTDFATGEFVKDEYDLSRAAVDNPPMVRYAIPPMIHGATQSATWMSIFSGQTTVLSPEFDADEVWRTIHEHKVNLLFFTGDAMARPLLDALQSALDSGKDYDLSSLFLLASTAALFSTSLKEKLLELLPNRVITDSIGSSETGFGGTSIVAKGEHHMGGPRVTIDHRTVVLDEDGNEVKPGSGVRGVIAKKGNIPVGYYKDEKKTAETFKTYNGVRYAIPGDYAEVEADGTVVMLGRGSVSINSGGEKIYPEEVEAALKGHPDVFDALVVGVPDPRFGNHVAAVVAPRKGARPTLADLDTFVRKEIAGYKVPRSLWIVDEVKRSPAGKPDYKWAKDQTELRPADEVHAKHAGAAS
- a CDS encoding crotonase/enoyl-CoA hydratase family protein, coding for MSESQKGPDALIEQRGHTLIVTLNRPEARNALSTEMLSIMVEAWDRVDNDPEIRTCILTGAGGYFCAGMDLKGATKAPPGDSFKSGAFDPTKIEGLLKGRRLTKPLIAAVEGPAIAGGTEILQGTDIRVAGESAKFGISEAKWSLYPMGGSAVRLPRQIPYTIACDLLLTGRHITAAEALSYGLIGYVVPDGTALDKALEIAEVINNNGPLAVQAILKTIREAEGMHELDAFKPDTANGIPVFLSEDAKEGPLAFKEKRAPQFKMR
- a CDS encoding cutinase family protein; the encoded protein is MALVLSPRGIPRAGADEGCPDVEVIFARGTFEPPGVGGIGQAFVDELRAQPQLAGKSVDVYAVNYPASLNFSTAADGVIDASNRVRDMATRCPNAKMVLGGYSQGAAVAGYVTADKIPDGYVPPDGITGPMAPAIANHVAAVALFGKPSNGFLNSIDRTAPPITVGNLYAAKTIDQCIAEDPICSPSGGDNGAHQAYALNGMTEQAAGFAAAKVAAAAATTPKPANAS